A single genomic interval of Lathyrus oleraceus cultivar Zhongwan6 chromosome 7, CAAS_Psat_ZW6_1.0, whole genome shotgun sequence harbors:
- the LOC127105465 gene encoding protein PHLOEM PROTEIN 2-LIKE A1: protein MGASLSELEQQHQHPLGASLSELEQQHQHSQSQPKKKHHQPKEPPIKTKVKLRLSSTGKNLLLSPQQNIEPSRKVVQKGPAVKAKYETQSAQLSFPHIFERILRDADSPVDRSSKEKLFDQLHGGVYLHDKTKMYWVDKKTNANCFVLFPRALSITWAENPIYWKWIERNNEGLPEVVELKKDCWLEVHGKFDTRMLSPGILYEVLFYVKMKDPVQGWELPINVRLVLPGGKKQQGKVSLMEMLRGRWMEVPVGEFVACEKDGGEMEISLFEYDGGIYSYVGFVSGGIVIKPKE from the exons ATGGGGGCTTCTCTATCAGAGCTAGAGCAGCAGCACCAACATCCTCTGGGGGCTTCTCTATCAGAGCTAGAGCAGCAGCACCAACATTCACAGTCACAGCCAAAAAAAAAGCATCACCAACCAAAAGAACCACCAATCAAAACTAAGGTAAAACTACGATTATCTTCCACAGGGAAAAACTTGTTGCTGTCTCCTCAACAAAACATAGAACCCTCCAGAAAGGTGGTACAAAAGGGCCCAGCTGTAAAAGCCAAATATGAGACTCAATCAGCACAACTAAGTTTTCCTCACATTTTTGAGCGCATATTAAGGGATGCAGACTCACCAGTTGATAGATCTTCCAAGGAAAAGTTGTTTGATCAACTACATGGTGGTGTGTACTTACATGATAAAACTAAG ATGTATTGGGTTGATAAGAAGACCAACGCCAACTGTTTTGTGTTGTTTCCAAGAGCACTATCAATCACTTGGGCAGAGAATCCAATTTACTGGAAATGGATAGAGCGAAATAATGAAGG GCTGCCTGAGGTAGTTGAACTGAAGAAAGATTGTTGGCTAGAAGTGCATGGAAAATTTGACACTAGAATGCTTTCACCAGGAATTTTATATGAAGTTTTATTTTATGTAAAAATGAAAGATCCGGTTCAGGGTTGGGAACTTCCGATAAATGTGAGACTTGTTCTTCCAGGAGGAAAGAAGCAGCAAGGCAAGGTGAGTTTAATGGAGATGTTAAGGGGAAGGTGGATGGAAGTTCCGGTAGGTGAGTTTGTAGCATGTGAGAAAGATGGTGGTGAGATGGAGATATCTTTGTTTGAATATGATGGTGGTATATATAGTTATGTGGGGTTTGTCAGCGGAGGCATTGTAATCAAACCAAAAGAATGA
- the LOC127105464 gene encoding protein PHLOEM PROTEIN 2-LIKE A1 yields MGASLSELEQQHQHPLGASLSELEQQHQHSQSQPKKKHHQPKEPPIKTKVKLRLSSTGKNLLLSPQQNIEPSRKVVQKGPAVKAKYETQSAQLSFPHNFERILMDADSPVDISSKEKLFDELHDGVYLHDKTQLYWVDKKTNANCFVLFARALSITWAENPIYWKWIPQNDEGDGMPELAELKKVCWLGVHGKFDTRKLSPGILYQVRFYVVLKDSAQGWELPINVRLVLPGGKKQQHKVNLMEMLRVGWTVVPVGEFVAGEKDGGEMEISLFEYDGGTWKQGLVIGGIAIKPKE; encoded by the exons ATGGGGGCTTCTCTATCAGAGCTAGAGCAGCAGCACCAACATCCTCTGGGGGCTTCTCTATCAGAGCTAGAGCAGCAGCACCAACATTCACAGTCACAGCCAAAAAAAAAGCATCACCAACCAAAAGAACCACCAATCAAAACTAAGGTAAAACTACGATTATCTTCCACAGGGAAAAACTTGTTGCTGTCTCCTCAACAAAACATAGAACCCTCCAGAAAGGTGGTACAAAAGGGCCCAGCTGTAAAAGCCAAATATGAGACTCAATCAGCACAACTAAGTTTTCCTCACAACTTTGAGCGCATATTAATGGATGCAGACTCACCAGTTGATATATCTTCCAAGGAAAAGTTGTTTGATGAACTACATGATGGTGTGTACTTACATGATAAAACTCAG TTGTATTGGGTTGATAAGAAGACCAACGCCaattgttttgttttgtttgcaaGAGCACTATCAATCACTTGGGCAGAGAATCCAATTTACTGGAAATGGATACCGCAAAATGATGAAGG CGACGGGATGCCTGAGCTAGCTGAACTGAAGAAAGTTTGTTGGCTAGGAGTGCATGGAAAATTTGACACTAGAAAGCTTTCACCAGGAATTTTATATCAAGTTAGATTTTATGTAGTGTTGAAAGATTCGGCTCAGGGTTGGGAACTTCCGATAAATGTGAGACTAGTTCTTCCAGGAGGAAAGAAGCAGCAACACAAGGTGAATTTAATGGAGATGTTAAGGGTAGGGTGGACGGTGGTTCCGGTAGGTGAGTTTGTAGCAGGTGAGAAAGATGGTGGTGAGATGGAGATATCTTTGTTTGAATATGATGGTGGTACGTGGAAGCAGGGGCTTGTCATCGGAGGCATTGCAATCAAACCAAAAGAATGA